GCCATGAACAACGTAGCAAGTGATACCGTCACCCGCGAACGCGGCGTGGAGCGCGTGCTGGCCGGCCAGTCCGTGATGGATGGGGCTGGCGTGAAGATCAACCGCGTGGTCACGCAGCCGCTGCAACGCCGGCTCGATCCGTTCCTGATGCTCGACAATTTCGCCAGCGGCGAAGCCAACGACTACATCGCCGGCTTCCCCAGCCATCCGCACCGGGGCTTCGAGACCGTGACCTATATGCTCGAGGGCCGCATGCGCCACAAGGACAGCGCCGGCAACGAGGGGCTGCTCACCAACGGCGGCGTGCAATGGATGACCGCCGGCCGTGGCGTGATCCACTCCGAGATGCCCGAGCAGCAGGAAGGCAGGATGGAAGGCTTTCAGTTGTGGCTCAATTTGCCGGCCAGGGACAAGCTGCGCGACCCGTGGTACCGCGACTTCAACGGCGACGAGCTGCCGCGCTTTGTCACCGCCGCCGGCGTCCATGTCAAGGTCATCGCCGGCAGCAGCCATGGCGTGGCGGGCGCGGTGCAGCGCGAGGTGACCGAGCCTGTTTATCTCGACGTGGAGATACCGGCCGGCGCATCGTTCAGCCAGGTGCTGCCCCCCGGGCATAATGCATTCGTGTTCGTCTATCGGGGCGCAGTGCGGTTGGGCGACAAGGACGTGGCAGCGGGCCGCCTGGCGATCCTGGCCAACACCGAAGGCGCGGACGGCATCAACGTCCATGCGCTGGAAGCGAGCCGTTTGATCCTGGTGGCAGGCAAACCGCTGAACGAGCCGATCGCCCAATACGGTCCGTTCGTGATGAACACCCAGGCCGAGGTGTTCCAGGCGGTGGAAGACTTCCGGGGCGGCAAACTGGGCGAAGAAGCGCACGCTTGATCAAGGTAGTGCACGGCGTGTGCGCACAGTTTGCCGGTTCTGAACAGTCTGGTGCGCTCCCGGGGCGCCGTGCATAATGCGGCAACAACCTCGGGAGCACCTCATGAAGAACTGGCTTTTCCTTGTCATCGCCATCGTTTCGGAAACCATCGCCACCTCGGCACTCAAGTCCAGCGCGGGTTTTACCAAGCTGCTGCCATCGCTGCTGGTGGTGGCCGGCTACGGCATCGCCTTCTATTTTTTGTCGCTCACCTTGCGCACCATCCCGATCGGCATCGCCTACGCGGTGTGGTCGGGCGTGGGCATCGTGCTGATCGCGCTGGTGGGCTGGCTGGTGTTCGGACAGAAGCTCGATACGCCCGCGCTGCTGGGGATGGGGCTGATCGTGGCCGGGGTGGTGGTGATGAACGTGTTTTCCAGGACCGCCCAGCATTGAAACGGGCTGTCTCGGGATAAAATACGCGGATGAATCCCTTAATCCTCAAATGGCTGCGCAAGCTGAGCTACATGCTCGGCTTTGAAACCGTATCGTCCTTCCCGCCCGGCCATCCGTATGAGCGCACGCGCTGGAACGGCGCCTACTTCGACATCGCGTCCTACGTCAAACCCGACGAGATCGAGCACCGGCTGTGCGAAGCGATCACCAACACGCCGCTGGTGTTCGGCCAGATCGACAATCCCACGCCGCGCATGCAGCGCGCGCTGCTGGCCGTGCTGGAAGAACGCATGCGCCACAACCGCGGCCGCGCCACCGAGCTGGCCGTGCAACTGGTACACGCCTACGACAGCGCCCACATCACCGAGGTGATCCCCGGCCTGCGCGCCCAGGTGGCCGGCACCCGCCACGACGACATCGGCGAACGGGCCCGCAGCGTGATGGCCTTTCTCGCCTCCACGCAGTCGCCGTTCGACGTCATCGACATGCCGGTCTAGGTTTTTAATTAAAGAATCTGGAAAAAGCCGGTAGGAAAACCCTCATTGCTGCGCGCCAGCTCGACGTGGATGCGGCGGCCGTCGTCAACCGGCAGCACTGCGGGCGCCAGTTGCTTGAGGTTGAACGACTCGAACTTCGACGCATCGGGCGCCGGCTGGGTCTTGTCCGGCGCCGGCGCCAGCCAGCTCAGCGTCGCCAGGCCGGCACTGACCATGGCCTCGCAACACGCAGCCGAGCCGTACACCCCGACCTGGTATACCGGCTCGCCCGGCCGTGCCGCCTTGAACGCCTGGTTGATACCCTCGAAATAGCGCGTGATCGGACCGGCGATATCGTCCGAGTTGGGATTGCAATCGACTTCGAAATAGATGGCCGAGCCCGACGGCTGGGTGATGCCCGACTGCGCCATCAGGTAGGCCGCCGCGCCATCGGCCATGCCCTGGGCCCGGCTGAAAGAATGCAGGTGGGCGCCGATGGTTTCCCACACCACGCCGATGTGGATGCCGGCATCGGTGAGCGCGCGCGCTTCGGCCATCGACAAATTCTTGCTCGCGCTATGGCTGTAGTAGCGAATGGCAAAATCGATCCCCTGTTGCTTGATTGATATCGCGTGCTGCGTCAGTTCGAAAGCGGCTTTCACGCCGGTGAGGACAACCATGGGTGCTCCAGTGGGAATGGTGGATGAAGGCGCCGGAACCGACCGCAGGCGTGGCATCGGACCAGGCAGTGTCGCAGGCTCGACCCGCTCGATGCGCACCCGGTAGCCGTGCACCGGCACGCGGATGCGCAGCGGATTGCCGCGTCCCTCGCCGACGTAGTACTGGGCGAGCTTGCTGCGCAGGCGCACCAGTTGCAGCCCGACCACGGGGTCGTCGGCGGGGTCGAAGTCAGCGGGCGAGCGGCCAAATACCTCGACCCCGATCGAGTAAGCGTTGTAGAGCTGCTCGTCGCGGTGACGCACCAGGTAGTCGAGCAACTGGCAGCTGACACCGGCGTGAGCGAAGGTACGGCTGACCGCGATCCGGTGCAGTTCGGCATGCACATCGTTGGCGTGCGGCGCGCTGGCGGCAAACGGCGCGCGGCGCGCCGATGTCACACTTAACGCAACAGTGGAAGAAGAATGTTTAATAGTTTCTCCAGCTTAATGTTATATTCTCAAAAATGATGCAGCGATGAAAGAACTTTACCCGGGCAGCATCAAAACCGCCTTCCGGTAACCTTCCCTGGCTTAAGTCTTTGATTAATTGGCGTTTTATTTCTTTCGTAGAAGGTTAGTTTGAACCATAAGAGCTTCCGTTTTGGACAATGGCGTGTCGATCCCGCCACCAATACGCTCAACTCGGGTGAACTCAGCCGGCAGATCGAGCCGCGCGCGATGGATGTTTTGTTACATTTGGCGCGGCATCCGCACACGGTAATCTCGGCCGAAACCCTGCTCGACGCCTGTTGGGGCGACTCCCCGGCCAGCGATAACGCGGTTCATAAAATCATCACCCAGCTGCGCCGGGCGCTCGACGATTCGGCCTCCGAGCCACGCTATATCGAAACCATCCGCAAGCGCGGCTACCGCCTGGTTGCCGAGCTCAGCTATGAAGACGACGTCAGCCAGGGCAGCTGGACCCATGCCTCGCCGTTCCGTGGCCTGGAAGCATTCGAGGAACAACACGCGGCGATTTTCTTTGGCCGCAAGCTCAGCGTCGACCGCCTGGTGCAGGTCGTGGTGGGCCAGGTGCAGGCCGCCTGCGCGATGGTGCTGGTGCTGGGACCGTCCGGCGCCGGCAAGACCTCGCTGATCCAGGCCGGCCTGATTCCCGCCCTGAAAGCGGGCGCGGCCCCGGCCGAGGCGGGCCTTGCCATCACCGATCACGTGCAGATCGACTGCGCCGACATGGGCCAGTCCGGCCTGCTGGAAACCCTGGCCAGCACCCTGCTCGACGCCGAAATCGATGGCCAGCTGCTGTTCCGGAACACCAGCGCCACCGCCCTCGCCCAATACATGGAGCAGGATTTGCCGGGCTTGATCGCCCATTTGCAGGCGCAATTGCCGGCGCTGCGGCTGGCCGTGTTCATCGACCGCTTCGAAGCCGTGTTCCGGTTGCCGCACATTACCGAAGCCGAGCGGGTCGTCTTCATCAATGTGCTCGACCAGCTGGCACGCTCCGGCTGCATGCTGCTGATCCTGGCCTGCCGCAACGATTTTTACCCGCACCTGACGGCCTACCCGGCGCTGATGAACATGAAGCTGCGCGGCGGCCATTTCGACCTGGCGCCGCCCGGCAGCGCCGACATTGCCCAGATCGTGCGCCACCCGGCGCAGGTGGCGCAGCTGCGCTACACGGTGGACGAGCACGGCGAGGCGCTGGACGACCTGCTGTGCCACGCCGCCAAGGCCGGCCCCGACACCCTGCCATTGCTGCAATACTGTCTACAGGAATTGTACCGCCAGCGCACCCCGGCGGGCGAATTGACGCATGCCGCGTTCCACCAGATGGGCGGCCTGGAAGGCGCCATCGGCGCCCGCGCCGAGCAGGTGATATCGAGCCTGGGCCCCGCCCAGATCGCGGCCCTCCCGCAGTTGCTGTCGCGGCTGGTGCTGGTGGCGGAAGACGAAGCCACGGTGACGGCGCGCCGCGTGCCCTGGTCCGATGTGTCGAACGGCGACGAAACCAGGCTGGTGCAAGGGTTGGTGGATGCCCATTTATTCGTGAGCGACCTGCACGGCGGCGCCCCCGCCTTCGGCATCGCCCACGAAGCACTGCTGCGGCGCTGGCCGCGCGTAGTGGCGTGGGTGGAAGAACACCGGCAGGCGCTGCAAACCCGCAGCCGCATCAGCGCCCAGGCGCGGCGCTGGCAGGACAGCGGCCGCAAGCGCGACATGCTGCTGCCGTCGGGCACGCAGGCGAACCAGGCGCGCGAGCTGGTCAAGACGGCGATGTTCAGCTTTACTGGCGAAGAGCGCAGCTTTATCGATTTGTCCCTCAACGGTGCGCGGCGGGCGGAGTGGCTGCGGATAGGCATCATGATGACGATCACCAGCCTGGCATTGCTGGCGGTGGTGCTGGGGTTGAAAGCGCGTACAGCGCAGGTTCAAGCCGAAGCCCATCGTGCCGAGGCCGAAGGCTTGACAACATTTATGCTGGGCGAATTTGTCGAGAAATTGCGTCCATTGGGGAAGCTGGACTTACTCGATACGATCAGCACCAGGGCGCTGTCGTTCCTGTCCGTATCCGATAGAACCAACACCAGTGATATCGATTTGACCCAACGCGCAAAGTCCCTGCAATTACTGGCAGAAGTACGCAATGCCCGGGGAGACTCCAGCGGCGCTGTCAACGCATTGTTAACCGGCAGCGAAATCCTCACGCGGGTACTGCAGAGCAGCCCAGCGGACAGAAGCGTTCTCAAGACTGCCGGTGAAAATGCATTCTGGCTCGGGCAGATCTATTTCGACCAGAGGGACTGGATCAAGGCCACGCACCATTTTGAGCAGTACCGACTGCTGGCTGACAGAATCGCTGCCCTCGCGCCTGACGAGATTGATAGCTGGGTCGAGCAATCTTACGCGCATAACAGTTTGGGAAGTGTCGCCCTCAGACAAAATAATCTTCCACTGGCAGTGAAAGAATTTTCTCGCTCGGTAGAGTTGAAATTGCAGGCCTATGCAAAAAAACCGGACGACAAACAACTGGCAGCAAGCCTTGCGGATAGCCTTTCCTGGCAAGCCAGTGCAAAAATCCAGTCGGGC
This is a stretch of genomic DNA from Duganella zoogloeoides. It encodes these proteins:
- a CDS encoding pirin family protein, encoding MNNVASDTVTRERGVERVLAGQSVMDGAGVKINRVVTQPLQRRLDPFLMLDNFASGEANDYIAGFPSHPHRGFETVTYMLEGRMRHKDSAGNEGLLTNGGVQWMTAGRGVIHSEMPEQQEGRMEGFQLWLNLPARDKLRDPWYRDFNGDELPRFVTAAGVHVKVIAGSSHGVAGAVQREVTEPVYLDVEIPAGASFSQVLPPGHNAFVFVYRGAVRLGDKDVAAGRLAILANTEGADGINVHALEASRLILVAGKPLNEPIAQYGPFVMNTQAEVFQAVEDFRGGKLGEEAHA
- a CDS encoding DMT family transporter; protein product: MKNWLFLVIAIVSETIATSALKSSAGFTKLLPSLLVVAGYGIAFYFLSLTLRTIPIGIAYAVWSGVGIVLIALVGWLVFGQKLDTPALLGMGLIVAGVVVMNVFSRTAQH
- a CDS encoding DUF1906 domain-containing protein → MTSARRAPFAASAPHANDVHAELHRIAVSRTFAHAGVSCQLLDYLVRHRDEQLYNAYSIGVEVFGRSPADFDPADDPVVGLQLVRLRSKLAQYYVGEGRGNPLRIRVPVHGYRVRIERVEPATLPGPMPRLRSVPAPSSTIPTGAPMVVLTGVKAAFELTQHAISIKQQGIDFAIRYYSHSASKNLSMAEARALTDAGIHIGVVWETIGAHLHSFSRAQGMADGAAAYLMAQSGITQPSGSAIYFEVDCNPNSDDIAGPITRYFEGINQAFKAARPGEPVYQVGVYGSAACCEAMVSAGLATLSWLAPAPDKTQPAPDASKFESFNLKQLAPAVLPVDDGRRIHVELARSNEGFPTGFFQIL
- a CDS encoding nSTAND1 domain-containing NTPase; amino-acid sequence: MNHKSFRFGQWRVDPATNTLNSGELSRQIEPRAMDVLLHLARHPHTVISAETLLDACWGDSPASDNAVHKIITQLRRALDDSASEPRYIETIRKRGYRLVAELSYEDDVSQGSWTHASPFRGLEAFEEQHAAIFFGRKLSVDRLVQVVVGQVQAACAMVLVLGPSGAGKTSLIQAGLIPALKAGAAPAEAGLAITDHVQIDCADMGQSGLLETLASTLLDAEIDGQLLFRNTSATALAQYMEQDLPGLIAHLQAQLPALRLAVFIDRFEAVFRLPHITEAERVVFINVLDQLARSGCMLLILACRNDFYPHLTAYPALMNMKLRGGHFDLAPPGSADIAQIVRHPAQVAQLRYTVDEHGEALDDLLCHAAKAGPDTLPLLQYCLQELYRQRTPAGELTHAAFHQMGGLEGAIGARAEQVISSLGPAQIAALPQLLSRLVLVAEDEATVTARRVPWSDVSNGDETRLVQGLVDAHLFVSDLHGGAPAFGIAHEALLRRWPRVVAWVEEHRQALQTRSRISAQARRWQDSGRKRDMLLPSGTQANQARELVKTAMFSFTGEERSFIDLSLNGARRAEWLRIGIMMTITSLALLAVVLGLKARTAQVQAEAHRAEAEGLTTFMLGEFVEKLRPLGKLDLLDTISTRALSFLSVSDRTNTSDIDLTQRAKSLQLLAEVRNARGDSSGAVNALLTGSEILTRVLQSSPADRSVLKTAGENAFWLGQIYFDQRDWIKATHHFEQYRLLADRIAALAPDEIDSWVEQSYAHNSLGSVALRQNNLPLAVKEFSRSVELKLQAYAKKPDDKQLAASLADSLSWQASAKIQSGQLAEANSLQARQLELLTVLREKFPEDTKWAKQLADTLARKSELRQAMGDMNGSHDSAAASHALHIDMSARDPSNSVWKQLMHILELRVITTDLAPVSPAITNARLDTLQKNLNDLIAKEPKKLNLKIALARAQLREAVNFSLLGNLPKARKALLQANNSLAELHKNSPTDKFVTYAWIDAVLLGAETIEPGRSYFSECNIARTVLEPEVAQSRDFNVLTRWVKLSYCLGRNRDAFDAQAKLASMDYKDPSYLNSTLLHLPKKVNQ